The window GCGGAATTGTCGCAACAATGATTTACTATGGTTTGCAAATCATCACGCCTGCGTGGTTTCTCGTTACAATTTGTATCATATGTTCAATTGTGGCGTTAGCAATTGGCAGCTCATGGTCGACGATGGGAACGATTGGCGTAGCTGGGATGGGCATCGGTTTGAGTATGGGGATTCCTGCAGGAATGATTGCGGGCGCGATTATTTCTGGGGCTTATTTTGGAGATAAAATGTCACCTTTATCAGACACGACGAATTTGGCGGCTGGGTTGACGGGGACGGATTTATTCGATCATATTAAGCATATGTTTTATACAACGATTCCCGGATTGGTTATAGCACTTGGAGTTTATGCGTTTTTAGGGAAACGCTTTGCAGCAAATAATATTGAAGTGGCTGAAATTGCACAGACAACAAAAGTGTTACAGGAAAGTTTTCTTATTTCACCATGGCTTTTGATTGTGCCACTGGCTGTGATTGTGCTGGTTGCTTTGAAGGTACCGGCAATACCCGCACTAGTTGTTGGTATTGTCCTAGGATTTCTTTCACAGATCCTTATACAAGGTGGCTCTCTCGTTGGGGGGATAGAAGCATTACAGAGTGGATTTACAATTGCCACAGGAAATGTAATGGTAGATGAATTATTTAACCGAGGCGGATTGGATTCGATGATGTATACCGTTTCCATGACAATTGTTGCCATGACATTCGGTGGCATATTGGAGTTTTCAGGGATGTTGCAGGCATTGATGAATCAATTGCTTAAAGTTGTGAAGTCTTCTGCATCACTTATTGTTTCGACGATTGGAGCTTGTTTTATAACAAATGCATCATGTTCAGAGCAATATATCTCAATCGTCGTCCCATCGCGGATGTTCAGTAAAGCATATCAAAACATGGGGCTGCATTCAAAAAATTTATCGCGTGCCCTTGAGGATGGCGGAACATTGACCTCTGTTTTCATCCCATGGAATACATGCGGTGTATTCATATTTGGGACATTGGGTGTTAGTGTCGTACAATACGGTCCATATGCAATACTGAATTTGGTTATACCATTCATTTCGATACTTTATGCAATAACAGGCTTTACGATTGTGAAGCTGACTGAGCAAGAAAAGGCAAAGATAGCGGAAGAAGAATTGGTAGAAGAAAAAATGAATGAAGAAGTAAATCTAGCTTGATGGCAAAATGGAAAGTTCACATCAGTATCGTGAACTTTCCATTTTTAAAAAGGTAAGTATCAGTATTTCAACCGGAGTAGTGTCTAGCTTCAGCGCTCTTCGAATCTACCAAGGCGTTTGCGCTTTTCATATATTAATAATATGCGGGAAAGGTAAACTCATATAATGCGCGCGGCCTGCCTTGGCGGTAAGTCATTTCTTCCCCGATAATTTTTGCATATTCAAATTCGACAAGCTTTTTTAACGTTCGTTCTGCTGTCCTGCGTGAGACAACTAAGTAGATCGCTAAATCATTTGCGGAAAATTGCTTTGTTTGGCGTGTCTGACTGTATTGTATCAATTTCGAAATATTAGCAGGGCTGAGTTTTGTTTTTTCGGCCATTTGGACAAGGACGGGCTCAGTGGTTTTCATCTCGACGGTTACGTCAGATTGTGGAAATGGACCATGCAATTTTTTGTTTGAATCTAGTACATAAAAACAATGCCCATCAATTTTCTGTATGAAATTGAGTGCGAAATCAGCATTAACGGTTGCATCTATAATAGATTCACCACAACCGAATGCCATTTTGGCTGTGGCATCAAGTTTCTGAAACACAGATAGGAAATCCTTGTTTTTTAAAGCGGATTCGATATTTCCCATAGATGTGTATAATGTGTAATTCCCGCTCTGTACACTCCAGCGTGCTTGCATAATTGTCGCTATTTTAGCGATGGATGCTTCAATATCTCGTTGTTGGGAAGTTGTTTTCACAATTCCGACCGCAATTTGAGCAGAGTTACTTTTTTGTAATAACACTTGCTGTTTTGCCTGGTCAATACTACGAAGAATTGTACTCTCAGGGTCAATCATTTTTCGCGCTTGAATGTTTTGGTGCTGTAGCTGTTCAAAAACGGCATGGACACTTGTAATCGCCATATCTGTTTTGCCTTGTAAAGAAAGCGTTTTATGAAAGGATGTTATGTTAGTTATTTGTTCATCATCTTGCAGTAAATGAACGAAAGGTAATTTGATGCTTTGTCCTAAATCATTTAATACATGGTCAATATAGGCTTGTTCACGCACATCGATGGATACACGACTCAAGTCCTGCTGGTTCTGTACAGATAGTTGGAGCAATGTGATGGCCACAGCGGTTTCGTCTTGTTGGAGGTAAACGACTGGGATGGAGAGGTTATCAAGCAGCTTCTTCGAATAAAAAAACGGAAGTGAACCTGAAAATAGAATGGCATCACATGGTTTGAGCGACTGCAATAACAAAGGCGCTTCACTGGGTTCATCATAGTGATACCAATTGAGTTCAATATCTTTTCGAGCGCCGGCCAGTTGTTCTGTATGTTGGCAAAAATCAGATGAGCCGATAACTGCAATTTTAATCTTCACAATAAACCTCCAATTATTAGCGACTATTTAACGACAATGATACAATGAATAAAAGAATTTGCCAATAGAAAGGATTTTGACTTGTGAAAATTATTGAAATAGAAATTTACGCGATTCACTTGCCACTTTATGAACCCTTTGTTATCAGCTACGCTACTTATGATTACATGCCTTCAATCATTGTGAAGATTACAACGGACACGGGCGTCATCGGCTACGGAGAAGGGGTTGCAGATGAACATGTAACAGGAGAAAGTTGGGAAAGTACTTTTGCAATCTTGAAAAATACAATTGCTCCAAAGCTGATAGGTGAAAATCCGGTGAATATAGAACGCATCCATGAATTGATGGATTCTGAAATTTACGGTGTGCCAACAGCCAAAGCTGCAATCGATATTGCATGTTATGATGCAGCAGGAAAAGCCTTGGGCGTCCCTGTGTATGATCTTCTTGGAGGAAGATATCATGAGAAGTTTCCGATTACGCATGTGTTAAGCATCGCCTCTCCTGAAGCAATGGCGAAAGAAGCCGAAGAGCGTGTAGCTGCTGGATATCGTTCGATGAAAATGAAAGTTGGCACAAAAGTTGCAGATGATGTATTGCGAATCCAGGCAGTACGAGAGCGTGTAGGTGACGAAATTGCGATACGTGTCGATGTGAACCAAGGTTGGGAAACGAGCGCCAATACACTGCAGGGACTTCAAAAGCTTGAACACTGTTCGCTTGATTGGTTAGAACAGCCTGTACGCGCTGACGATATCGATGGCATGGTGGAAGTGAAATCTAAATCAACTGTTCCGATGATGATAGATGAGGGGTTGCGGGGCATGCGAGATATGAGGGAAATCATTGCAAAGCGTGCTGCTGACAAAGTGAATATCAAGTTGATGAAATGCGGCGGTATTTATCCCGCTACAAAGCTTGCCCATATGGCAGAAATGGCGGGTATCGAGTGTCAGATTGGTTCGATGGTTGAATCCTCAATCGGATCAGCTGCCGGCTTCCATACTGCTTTTTCGAAAAAGATTATCACGAGTGTCGAATTAACTGGACCGCTTAAATTCAGTAAGGATGTTGGAGATTTACACTATGATGTACCTTTTATTTACTTGAATGGTAAGCCTGGATTAGGGATTGAAGTGGATGAACAAGTGCTGAAAGAACTTACTGTATTCTCTGAGAAGGTCATCGGATGAAACAACAGTATTTCCTGAAAAATGGATCTGAAATTATTATCGAGCAGTTAACAGCGAATCAGCTAGAGGATATCCTAATTCTTCAGCAAAAAGTGATTGAATCATTATCGACTAATTCTTTTTTACAACCATTGACGGAGCAGGAGTTTAACTATATTTTAAGCGGCAAAGGGCTAATGGTGGGTGCATTTTATAAAGAACAACTGATTGCATTCCGGGCATTGCTTGAGCCTGAAGTGGATGAGGAGCATCTGGGTAAAGATGCAGGCTTGCCTGAGGGTGAATGGCCGCTTGTATTATATTCGGAAATCTCGAATGTGGATCCGGACTTCCAAGGGAATGGTCTACAAGTGTTATTGGGGAAACTTCTATTGAAGGAAGTAGACCAACAACGTTTCCGCTACATTTGTACAACCGTTGCTCCGTTTAACATTGCAAGTTTAAAAGACAAATTTGCACACGGTATGCAAATGGTAGCTTTAAAAGTGAAATACGGCGACTTACTTAGATATGTAATGATGAAAGACTTAACAAGCCCCTTAAAAGAATATGATGCCTTGGAATGTCACTATGTTTTGATGGGAAATACTGAAGAACAACAGCGCTATTTTAAAGATGGCTGGATCGGTATTGGAATTGACAAGACAGCTGACCAGTGGGTAGTCCGCTTTGAGCGATAATATGAATAGAGTAAAAGCATCCGGCAAAGTAAAGTCCTATTTCACTTAACTGTGTGAAATAGGACTTTTCGGTGGAGAAAGTTATTAATTATGACTGGTATTGATGTCGTTTGTGAATAAAAGTACCTATTAAGTAGTTTATTATATCTTACAACTATACGCCTATATTTTATTGAGATATACTAATGAAGGGTTTAAAAGTAGGAGGGACATCATGAAATTCACAGTGGGGAAAAAAATATGGAGCGGATTCTTAGCAGTGCTTCTTTTAATGGTAATTATCGGAGCAGCTAGTTTTTGGTCGCTTTCTAAAATGAATGATGAGTATCGACATATGTTGGAGGATCAAATAGCAAAGACGGTATTGCTTGAAAAAATATCATCTACGCAGTATAAGAGCTCAAATGATGTACGGGGCTTTTTATTGTTTAAGGAAGTTTCATATCTGAAGAATCGGGCGATGTTGAGTGAAGACTTTGATAGTCAATGGGGAAGATTAGAAAAAATGTCACGAACGGATTCAGAACGGATATTGCTAGAGGAATTAAAAGAGGCACGTACAAGTTATATGGAAAGCACTGATATGGCTATAAGTGAATTTGATAATGGCGACCAAGAAAAAGCATTAAATATTGCATCTGATGCCACTATTTTTCAAGCGTTAATCATGGAGAAAATTGAAGAACTGATTGTGTTCCAAGGCGAGCAAACGGATCAGGCAGATCAAGGAATTCAAAATTTAATGAAAGATACACGTGTGTTAACGTCTGGATTGATCGCTATTGCCGTTCTTGTGAGCATCGCGGTTGCCCTTGTGATTAGTCGTAGCATCGCACGCCCAGTTGGAAAAATGACAACAGCGCTAACTGAAATTGCAGATGGCAATCTTGCGATAGAACCGGTAACTATTCGTAATAAGGATGAGATTGGCGATATGGCCACTGCACTGAATAGTATGGCTGGTGATCTGCGTGGTATTATCAAGCGAGCGAATGATTCCGCTGTTCAACTCGCAGTACAGGCGGAAGAGTTATCCGCAAGCTCAGAAGAAAGTCTTGCAGCTTCTGAAATGGTTGCAGAAATTTCGGAACGTAATCTTGCAGGAAGTGAATCTCAAGTAATAATTGTCAATGAAACAGTCATCGCTTTGAAAGAAATGGTAACGGGTATCGATAGGATTACGGAAGATAATGAAGCAATGCTGCTTTCATCAGAGGATGTCGCACGTTTGGTTGAAGAGGGTGCATCACTTATGGAGGATGTTACCGGCCAAATGACTATTATTAATACAACAATTGGTCAGTCAGCAACAATAATGACGGATATGGCTAGTCGCTCTGAAGAAATTCGGAAAGTAACATCTCTGATCACCGATATCTCTGATCAGACCAATTTGTTGGCGCTTAATGCAGCAATAGAGGCGGCCCGCGCTGGAGAACACGGTAAAGGTTTTGCGGTTGTAGCGGAAGAAGTGCGCCATCTCGCCGAGCAGTCGAAACAGTCTGCGGGAGAGATTGGACAGATGATTGACGCAATGATTGGTAACGTAGGCCAAGCAGTTTCCAGTACAGAAGATGGCAATCGCCGTGTTGAAGAAGGGCTTGCGGTGACAGAGCGCACACGAGCCGTGTTCAATAAGATTGAACAAGCGGCGGGAGACGTTGGTGAAAAAGTTGCTACTGTTTCTGCGGCAATTGAACAAATCCGGACGATGACAGATGAAGTGTCGGATCGGTCGTCAAAAGTGCAAGAATTGGCTATGCAATCTTCTGAAGAAGCACAGTCAACGAGTGCAGCAACAGAAGAGCAGCTAGCTGCGAATGAAGAGATTTCTTCAAGTTCACAATTACTTGCCGAGTTATCAGAACAACTTCAAAAGGATATGGGACAATTTAAAGTTGAATAAGCTAGAAGGAAAACAAGCTGATTGCCAAGTGCAATCAGCTTGTTTTACGCGTTATGCTATTTTACATGGAGACAAGATACTTGTGCATGTTATCCGCTACACTGGATTCAACTTGTCCTAATTGTTCTTTCTCAATTTTATTTAATGGGTGTGGGTTGAACCAGTTGATAACCCCTTCATGATAGATTCCCTGAAAATCATTACCTTTATAGTTCAATGAAAATGAAAAACGCTCATTAACTTGGTTCTGGAATAACGCTTTTGTAATCTGAAATTGTTTTAACATAATTATAGCCTCCGTTTTTTTAGTTTGTTCTTTAAAAAGTCTTAATACGATTTTGCTGAGAAAGTGTATTTGCTTTTGAGTTGATCACCAAGCTTGTTAAATGAAGTTGTGCATTTTTGCATTTGCTTTGATTCTAGCATTTTGTAATTGTCGTATTTCATGTTTGCTTAATGGGTTTGGGTTAAACCAGTTGGTGACTGCATTTTGGGAGAGCCAAGAAAGATCTTTCCCTTGGAAATTTAAAGATACCCATTCATGAATTCGTTTTTGAAGTTTAGTTAACATAGTGGTGGCCTCCATTTTTTAGTTTATAGAACGGTTTTTACTGCTTGGTTATTTCGCGGCAAGCTTGACGTTATGCGTTCAACCTGCTCTGCTTATATAGAATAACGTTTCTAAATTACAGGGAGATGTGACGAAGATGAGAGTTTGATGAGAAAGCACCTTTTTAATTTAAAGTTGAACAAAGCTTTATAAAAAAACATGGCCATTCTATCGGTGACGGTGTACTCAAGTTGTCGTAATTGCTTAGTATTAAGTTCATTTAATGTCTGTGGAATAAATCGGTTGCTAACACCTTTGTGATAGAGCCCTTGAAAAACGCTCATTTAGCGTTCAACCTGTCCTACTAATTAGAATAACGATTCTTTGTTAAAGGACAATGTGACGAAGATGAGAGTTTGATGAGAAACAGGGGTTTGTTCATTTTCAAAAGGAAATCATCGTCTAGTTAATTTGAGGAAAGGATTTTCTTTAATAACGCTTCGACGCACTTGGGATGCTTTCCGCCATAAGCCTGACTGCCTCGCTATCAACCGAACAGCAAAGGGTTCGGTTGATATAATTTTCGTGCACTTTACAGAAATTAAACAAGTGAATACCAGGTTAGAATTCTAAAGTGCGTTGGTAAATACTTCTACTTGGAGAGACTCCAGCTGCCCCTTGTAAGGTGTCGCCGCTCAGTTTCTGGACTGTGTTCATTCCTGCTTTGAATCATTTTGTAATATTAAGAATATGGATTGCGCTGACCCAGCAACAGTGATAGTATGGAATACTGTTCAAAATTTCTGAACTTCATAACTATAGAAATCATAGGACGCAAATACGTAAAATGGAGGACCTGTATGATGCAGAAACATCCTGATTTCGAATTTGAAATGGAACGCCTCGAGTACACAAAACAGTACATGCAAAAACTTTTGGAAGAATCACTTCGTGACGTAAAATCCTCTCAAGACCAGATTCGTCAGTCAATGGCCGATTTAGATTATTTGGACTCCAGTTTAAGCTACATCAATATTTTGACCAACGCCCGTTTTTTTGAAATGGCCCGCTCTCAAAAAGAGGGGTTGGAAGCCATTCAGCAAAAACCCTATTTCGCCCGCATTCATTTCCAAAAGGAAGATGAGGCGGATGAGCTGCTCTATATCGGTAAGACCTCATTATTTCACCGTGAAACACAGGAGCCAATCATTGTGGACTGGCGTTCTCCTGTCGCGAATGTTTATTACGACGGAAGGCTTGGCAATCTCTCCTATAAAGTGCGTGATGAAGAGTTCGAAGGCCATCTGTATTCAAAACGGCAATATAGGATTGAAAACGGAGACCTTCTTGATATCCGTGACGTCGACCTTACGACCAATGATGAACTTCTTCAGGAAGCGCTCGCTGGTAAGGCAGATACGAGACTGACTGAAATTGTGTCAACCATTCAAGCTGAACAAAATGCGATCATTCGTGCAAATTTGAAACAACCTATTATTGTACAAGGGGCCGCTGGGAGTGGAAAGACGACGATTGCTCTTCACCGTATTTCCTATTTCCTCTACACAATGGGAGAAAACTTCCCCTCTGATAAACTGATGATTTTAGCACCAAGTAAATTGTTCATGGACTATATTGCTGATGTATTGCCAGAACTTGGGGTGGGTCGTATCTGCCAGACGACCTATACTGAATATGTCTTAAGTGCAACAGGATTGAAAATGAAACTGACCGATCCAGACGCTAAGTTGGAACAACTGACAGAATCAGATATGCTGAATTCCAATTTGCTTTTTGTAACACGCGTGAAGGGCTCCCTTCAATATAGAGAGATTATGCGTAGCTATGTAAGTAAACTAGAACTAGATATGGCACAGTTATTTGATGATGTCCATATTGAAAAGTACAGGATTATAAAAGCATCCCGTTTGAAACAGCTATTTCTGAAAGAGTTTTCATATATGCCAGTCGAAAAAAGACTAGATAGAATTAAAATTATCATTCAAAGCGACGTCAAGCGGAAACGAAAACAACTGATGGATATGCTAAGGGAAAAATACGATGCC of the Sporosarcina sp. FSL K6-1508 genome contains:
- a CDS encoding mandelate racemase/muconate lactonizing enzyme family protein — translated: MKIIEIEIYAIHLPLYEPFVISYATYDYMPSIIVKITTDTGVIGYGEGVADEHVTGESWESTFAILKNTIAPKLIGENPVNIERIHELMDSEIYGVPTAKAAIDIACYDAAGKALGVPVYDLLGGRYHEKFPITHVLSIASPEAMAKEAEERVAAGYRSMKMKVGTKVADDVLRIQAVRERVGDEIAIRVDVNQGWETSANTLQGLQKLEHCSLDWLEQPVRADDIDGMVEVKSKSTVPMMIDEGLRGMRDMREIIAKRAADKVNIKLMKCGGIYPATKLAHMAEMAGIECQIGSMVESSIGSAAGFHTAFSKKIITSVELTGPLKFSKDVGDLHYDVPFIYLNGKPGLGIEVDEQVLKELTVFSEKVIG
- a CDS encoding methyl-accepting chemotaxis protein, which codes for MKFTVGKKIWSGFLAVLLLMVIIGAASFWSLSKMNDEYRHMLEDQIAKTVLLEKISSTQYKSSNDVRGFLLFKEVSYLKNRAMLSEDFDSQWGRLEKMSRTDSERILLEELKEARTSYMESTDMAISEFDNGDQEKALNIASDATIFQALIMEKIEELIVFQGEQTDQADQGIQNLMKDTRVLTSGLIAIAVLVSIAVALVISRSIARPVGKMTTALTEIADGNLAIEPVTIRNKDEIGDMATALNSMAGDLRGIIKRANDSAVQLAVQAEELSASSEESLAASEMVAEISERNLAGSESQVIIVNETVIALKEMVTGIDRITEDNEAMLLSSEDVARLVEEGASLMEDVTGQMTIINTTIGQSATIMTDMASRSEEIRKVTSLITDISDQTNLLALNAAIEAARAGEHGKGFAVVAEEVRHLAEQSKQSAGEIGQMIDAMIGNVGQAVSSTEDGNRRVEEGLAVTERTRAVFNKIEQAAGDVGEKVATVSAAIEQIRTMTDEVSDRSSKVQELAMQSSEEAQSTSAATEEQLAANEEISSSSQLLAELSEQLQKDMGQFKVE
- a CDS encoding DUF5342 family protein yields the protein MLKQFQITKALFQNQVNERFSFSLNYKGNDFQGIYHEGVINWFNPHPLNKIEKEQLGQVESSVADNMHKYLVSM
- the helD gene encoding RNA polymerase recycling motor HelD, with amino-acid sequence MMQKHPDFEFEMERLEYTKQYMQKLLEESLRDVKSSQDQIRQSMADLDYLDSSLSYINILTNARFFEMARSQKEGLEAIQQKPYFARIHFQKEDEADELLYIGKTSLFHRETQEPIIVDWRSPVANVYYDGRLGNLSYKVRDEEFEGHLYSKRQYRIENGDLLDIRDVDLTTNDELLQEALAGKADTRLTEIVSTIQAEQNAIIRANLKQPIIVQGAAGSGKTTIALHRISYFLYTMGENFPSDKLMILAPSKLFMDYIADVLPELGVGRICQTTYTEYVLSATGLKMKLTDPDAKLEQLTESDMLNSNLLFVTRVKGSLQYREIMRSYVSKLELDMAQLFDDVHIEKYRIIKASRLKQLFLKEFSYMPVEKRLDRIKIIIQSDVKRKRKQLMDMLREKYDAALDKALYGIKDDEKRKLKLTRILEERDERLPAIEKEGKTAASVYMRKFKKYNVKKLYRDWLTNSELQNELAEEWSEHERDAFFKAHEKEAWEVEDLAALYYLHALLKGVADNWKMRVVFIDEVQDYSEFQLASLQDGLETDMFTMVGDLAQGIHSYRSLTSWEPIRALFPRATYTTLQKSYRTTIEIMNLANKVLAQMDEDLPLVEPVVRHGREPEFYEMHAFDAAKMGAIYKGIIDRGHKSVALICKTRKDAKKIHAYLEEFGLSVQLLGDQSGISEHGLLIVPSHLAKGLEFDAVIVTAFDEPFRDHPIDRKLLYVAMTRPMHELHIVGETVELPR
- a CDS encoding GNAT family N-acetyltransferase; the encoded protein is MKQQYFLKNGSEIIIEQLTANQLEDILILQQKVIESLSTNSFLQPLTEQEFNYILSGKGLMVGAFYKEQLIAFRALLEPEVDEEHLGKDAGLPEGEWPLVLYSEISNVDPDFQGNGLQVLLGKLLLKEVDQQRFRYICTTVAPFNIASLKDKFAHGMQMVALKVKYGDLLRYVMMKDLTSPLKEYDALECHYVLMGNTEEQQRYFKDGWIGIGIDKTADQWVVRFER
- the nhaC gene encoding Na+/H+ antiporter NhaC; translated protein: MEQQQEKKIGFWMALLPLVVMIIVMIYTVVKLKQGPHIPLIIGTSTAAIVAWKAGFTWKEIEEMMYKGIRLALPAVVIIILVGLTIGAWMGGGIVATMIYYGLQIITPAWFLVTICIICSIVALAIGSSWSTMGTIGVAGMGIGLSMGIPAGMIAGAIISGAYFGDKMSPLSDTTNLAAGLTGTDLFDHIKHMFYTTIPGLVIALGVYAFLGKRFAANNIEVAEIAQTTKVLQESFLISPWLLIVPLAVIVLVALKVPAIPALVVGIVLGFLSQILIQGGSLVGGIEALQSGFTIATGNVMVDELFNRGGLDSMMYTVSMTIVAMTFGGILEFSGMLQALMNQLLKVVKSSASLIVSTIGACFITNASCSEQYISIVVPSRMFSKAYQNMGLHSKNLSRALEDGGTLTSVFIPWNTCGVFIFGTLGVSVVQYGPYAILNLVIPFISILYAITGFTIVKLTEQEKAKIAEEELVEEKMNEEVNLA